Proteins encoded by one window of Xanthomonas sp. DAR 80977:
- a CDS encoding lysozyme inhibitor LprI family protein: MAASFAQCCSGIGATRRSVGHGFDDRLELPSLIRITTRRIPTVAIVKLLPVSCLLALCGLTAACNGGSSAPAPTAASASPSASAAAAPAATPAAAPAAGDASAASAPSPQAPAAAAPSPTSGETPVLRPSYDACISAAAGVTPTMQDCIETEYTYQDGRLNTVYKALMAKLGDEEKNALRDQQRKWIAERDEKCFYDPDSGQAGRVDAAECRLDMTAKRADELEAR, translated from the coding sequence ATGGCTGCGTCGTTCGCACAGTGCTGCAGCGGCATCGGCGCAACGCGTCGCTCGGTTGGACATGGTTTCGACGATCGTTTAGAACTGCCCTCCCTCATCCGCATCACCACAAGGCGAATTCCGACAGTGGCCATCGTCAAGCTTCTTCCCGTTTCCTGCCTGCTGGCGCTGTGCGGGCTGACCGCCGCGTGCAACGGCGGATCTTCCGCCCCGGCGCCGACGGCGGCATCCGCGTCGCCGTCGGCATCCGCCGCCGCTGCGCCTGCGGCCACGCCGGCCGCGGCGCCAGCTGCGGGCGATGCGTCTGCGGCGAGTGCGCCATCCCCCCAGGCGCCGGCTGCGGCCGCGCCCTCACCCACTTCAGGAGAGACTCCCGTGCTGCGACCGTCCTATGACGCATGCATCAGCGCCGCCGCAGGCGTGACGCCGACGATGCAGGACTGCATCGAGACCGAATACACCTACCAGGATGGGCGCCTCAACACGGTCTACAAGGCGTTGATGGCCAAGCTGGGCGACGAGGAAAAGAACGCGTTGCGCGACCAGCAACGCAAGTGGATCGCCGAGCGCGACGAAAAGTGTTTCTACGATCCCGACAGCGGGCAGGCAGGACGCGTGGACGCCGCCGAATGCCGTCTGGACATGACGGCCAAGCGCGCGGACGAACTGGAAGCGCGCTGA
- a CDS encoding XVIPCD domain-containing protein, whose protein sequence is MSDKDWELGQTSKHYETGGRGASTVSSGIDDPGGVSYGSYQMTSQVKTKEGTVIVGGTVAAFVKDSKYADDFAGLKPGSADFSAKWKELAKTDGSFAQEQHDYIKRTHYDKLVDRLHDKGLDLSDRGPAVQDALWSTAVQYGPGSDKKPGGSGVFLKGMEAKFGKDYDLSKLSDKDIVGAVQDYKAEHVKELFPRVEKQKTLDSLKNRAENEKADLFKLADLDKTVAKTGEQHDSRERASQPGKSHGGNGPHAENGDGVLKRNEQGAAVKDLQEKLSKLGYLDAKDAIGTYGPKTEAAVEKFQQDNRLKGVDGKAGPETLASIDKNLQRQQGVDQLRHDNPMFDQAVKQLEKQGPNGGFGSREEMQRAAGQVAFEAKVNGMSRIDDLVNSTDGKGMIAVERNPNNPHDVNRAYVDRQQAATVPLEQSQQQLTAETQRQAQEQSQDQQRTQTQAAPSQGR, encoded by the coding sequence ATGAGCGACAAGGACTGGGAACTGGGTCAGACCTCCAAGCATTACGAGACCGGCGGGCGCGGCGCGAGCACGGTGTCCTCCGGCATCGACGATCCGGGCGGCGTGTCCTACGGTTCCTACCAGATGACCTCGCAGGTCAAGACCAAGGAAGGCACGGTCATCGTGGGCGGGACCGTGGCGGCCTTCGTGAAGGACAGCAAGTACGCCGACGACTTCGCCGGCCTGAAGCCCGGCTCGGCCGACTTCAGCGCGAAGTGGAAGGAACTGGCCAAGACCGACGGCAGCTTCGCGCAGGAACAGCACGACTACATCAAGCGCACGCACTACGACAAGCTGGTCGACCGGTTGCATGACAAGGGCCTGGACCTGTCCGACCGCGGTCCGGCGGTGCAGGACGCGCTGTGGAGCACCGCGGTCCAGTACGGCCCCGGCAGCGACAAGAAGCCGGGCGGTTCGGGCGTGTTCCTGAAGGGGATGGAGGCGAAGTTCGGCAAGGACTACGACCTGTCCAAGCTCTCCGACAAGGACATCGTCGGCGCGGTGCAGGACTACAAGGCCGAGCACGTCAAGGAGCTGTTCCCGCGGGTGGAGAAGCAGAAGACCCTCGACTCGCTAAAGAACCGTGCCGAGAACGAGAAGGCGGACCTGTTCAAGCTGGCCGACCTGGACAAGACGGTCGCCAAGACCGGCGAGCAGCACGACAGCCGCGAGCGCGCGTCGCAGCCGGGCAAGTCGCACGGCGGCAACGGCCCGCACGCGGAGAACGGCGACGGCGTGCTCAAGCGCAACGAGCAGGGCGCGGCGGTGAAGGACCTGCAGGAGAAGCTGTCCAAGCTCGGCTACCTGGACGCGAAGGACGCCATCGGCACCTACGGTCCGAAGACCGAGGCGGCGGTGGAGAAATTCCAGCAGGACAACCGGCTCAAGGGCGTGGACGGCAAGGCCGGTCCGGAGACGCTCGCTTCCATCGACAAAAACCTGCAACGGCAGCAGGGCGTCGACCAGTTGCGCCACGACAATCCGATGTTCGACCAGGCGGTCAAGCAGCTGGAGAAGCAGGGACCGAACGGCGGTTTCGGCAGCCGCGAGGAGATGCAGCGCGCGGCCGGGCAGGTGGCGTTCGAAGCCAAGGTCAACGGCATGTCGCGCATCGACGACCTGGTGAACAGCACCGACGGCAAGGGCATGATCGCGGTGGAGCGCAACCCGAACAACCCGCACGACGTGAACCGCGCCTACGTCGATCGCCAGCAGGCGGCGACGGTGCCGCTGGAGCAGAGCCAGCAGCAGCTGACGGCCGAAACCCAGCGCCAGGCGCAGGAGCAGAGCCAGGACCAGCAGCGCACCCAGACGCAAGCGGCGCCGTCGCAAGGGCGTTGA
- a CDS encoding LysR substrate-binding domain-containing protein gives MDHVSGLTAFVRAAETRSYVAASRLLGLSPSAIGKSIARLEARLGVRLFHRSTRSIALTEEGMQFFERCRRILEDLEDAQAALGRNATVPRGRLRISVPAAGHRLLMPVLPAFAQAYPEVELDIDFSDRLVDVVDEGFDMAIRSGALADSRLSARGLCPFRFRLCGSPLYFANHGMPSHPQELAAHRCLRFKFPSSGKLQEWRLGEADAAATELRVPTSMTLGSIEATLSAAIGGMGIAYLPDFAVEDAVRQGLLQTALERYNVVEGTFWMLWPSHRHVLPKLRVWIDHLSASLGTRGEQAR, from the coding sequence ATGGACCATGTGAGCGGGCTGACCGCGTTCGTCCGCGCAGCCGAAACCCGCAGCTACGTCGCCGCATCCAGGCTGCTGGGGCTGTCGCCCTCGGCCATCGGCAAGAGCATCGCGCGGCTCGAGGCCAGGCTCGGCGTGCGGCTGTTCCATCGCAGCACGCGCAGCATCGCCCTCACCGAGGAAGGCATGCAGTTCTTCGAGCGCTGCCGCCGGATCCTGGAAGACCTGGAAGATGCGCAGGCCGCGCTCGGCAGGAACGCGACCGTGCCCCGCGGACGCCTGCGCATCAGCGTGCCCGCCGCGGGGCATCGGCTGCTGATGCCGGTGTTGCCGGCCTTCGCCCAGGCGTATCCGGAGGTGGAGCTCGATATCGATTTCAGCGACCGGCTGGTCGACGTCGTCGACGAAGGCTTCGACATGGCGATCCGCAGCGGCGCACTGGCGGACTCGCGGCTTTCGGCACGCGGCCTGTGCCCGTTCCGCTTCAGGCTGTGCGGCTCGCCGCTGTACTTCGCCAACCACGGCATGCCCTCGCACCCGCAGGAGCTGGCGGCCCATCGCTGCCTGCGCTTCAAGTTTCCATCGAGCGGCAAGCTGCAGGAGTGGCGCCTGGGCGAAGCGGACGCAGCGGCGACCGAACTGCGCGTGCCCACCAGCATGACCCTGGGCAGCATCGAAGCCACGCTGAGCGCGGCCATCGGCGGCATGGGCATCGCCTACCTGCCCGATTTCGCGGTGGAAGATGCCGTGCGGCAGGGCCTGCTGCAGACGGCGCTGGAGCGCTACAACGTGGTCGAAGGCACGTTCTGGATGCTGTGGCCTTCCCACCGCCACGTGCTGCCCAAACTGCGCGTATGGATCGACCATCTCTCGGCCAGCCTGGGCACGCGCGGCGAACAGGCGCGGTGA
- a CDS encoding MFS transporter, with translation MQFPDPTHDPKARQWLLLGAVLLAASSMPLSFTGPAVALPAIGQGLGGSPIALNWVTNAFMLGFGGCLMAAGALADQFGRRRLFVLGMGGFAAASLALAFVPDIVWLDALRAVQGVAGAAAFAGGAAALAQQFDGHARTRAFSLLGTTFGVGLAFGPVLAGFLIEHLGWRSVFLGVAALGSLALLCGWRCMPESRDPEAQGLDWLGALSFTAALTLFTYALLQAPEHGWGDRMVAGPLAVAAVLLAAFVLIERMVKRPMLDLSLFRYPRFIGVQFLAAAPAYCYVVLQVLLPARFIGIEGYSAMAAGRMMIALSAPMLIVPILAGMLTRWLSAGLISGIGLLTAAGGLAWLAQCTPGQPSAQWLGPLLVIGLGTSLPWGLMDGLAVSVVPKERAGMAMGIFSTTRVAGEGVALAVVAAMLAALVQSRLRDAGLADLAQALPEAAQRLAMGDLAHAGSVLPWIDRALLVHGYGDAFRLLLYILSAITVLSSGMVFGFLTHRPAKEDAQVHVPPPPPDAAASGDPAPSPARTAMREPAPCRGRMAASTAKHNA, from the coding sequence ATGCAGTTCCCCGACCCCACGCATGACCCCAAAGCGCGGCAATGGCTGCTTCTCGGTGCGGTATTGCTGGCTGCGTCGTCCATGCCGCTGAGCTTCACCGGCCCGGCGGTGGCGCTGCCCGCCATCGGGCAAGGCCTGGGCGGCAGTCCCATCGCCCTGAATTGGGTGACCAATGCCTTCATGCTGGGCTTCGGCGGTTGCCTGATGGCGGCCGGCGCGCTCGCCGACCAGTTCGGCCGCCGCCGCCTGTTCGTTCTGGGCATGGGCGGTTTCGCCGCCGCGTCGCTGGCCCTGGCCTTCGTGCCGGACATCGTCTGGCTGGATGCGCTGCGCGCCGTGCAGGGCGTGGCCGGCGCGGCGGCCTTCGCCGGCGGCGCGGCGGCCCTGGCCCAGCAATTCGACGGCCATGCGCGCACGCGGGCCTTCAGCCTGCTGGGCACCACCTTCGGCGTCGGCCTGGCGTTCGGGCCGGTGCTCGCCGGTTTCCTGATCGAACACCTGGGATGGCGCTCGGTCTTTCTCGGCGTCGCCGCGCTCGGTTCGCTGGCCCTGCTCTGCGGCTGGCGTTGCATGCCCGAATCGCGCGACCCGGAGGCGCAAGGCCTGGACTGGCTCGGCGCCCTCAGCTTCACGGCGGCGTTGACGCTGTTCACCTATGCGCTGCTGCAGGCGCCGGAGCACGGTTGGGGCGATCGCATGGTGGCCGGCCCGCTGGCCGTCGCGGCCGTGTTGCTGGCGGCCTTCGTGCTGATCGAGCGCATGGTGAAGCGGCCGATGCTGGACCTGTCCCTGTTCCGCTACCCGCGCTTCATCGGCGTGCAGTTCCTGGCGGCGGCGCCCGCCTATTGCTACGTCGTGCTGCAGGTGCTGTTGCCGGCGCGCTTCATCGGCATCGAGGGTTACAGCGCGATGGCGGCCGGACGCATGATGATCGCCCTGTCCGCGCCGATGCTGATCGTGCCGATCCTGGCGGGCATGCTGACGCGCTGGCTGTCGGCCGGCCTGATCTCCGGGATCGGCTTGCTGACCGCTGCCGGCGGCCTGGCGTGGCTGGCGCAGTGCACGCCGGGACAGCCTTCCGCGCAGTGGCTGGGGCCGCTGCTGGTGATCGGCCTGGGCACCAGCCTGCCCTGGGGCCTGATGGATGGCTTGGCGGTCAGCGTGGTGCCCAAGGAGCGCGCCGGCATGGCGATGGGCATCTTCAGCACCACGCGCGTGGCCGGCGAAGGCGTGGCGCTGGCGGTGGTGGCCGCCATGCTCGCCGCCTTGGTGCAGTCCCGCTTGCGCGACGCGGGACTGGCGGATCTGGCGCAGGCCTTGCCCGAGGCCGCGCAGCGCCTGGCGATGGGCGACCTGGCGCATGCCGGGAGCGTGTTGCCCTGGATCGATCGGGCCTTGCTGGTGCACGGCTACGGCGATGCCTTTCGCCTCCTGCTCTACATCCTCAGCGCCATCACGGTGCTGTCGAGCGGCATGGTGTTCGGTTTCCTGACGCATCGCCCGGCCAAGGAGGACGCGCAAGTCCATGTGCCGCCGCCCCCGCCCGACGCGGCGGCGAGCGGCGATCCTGCGCCGTCGCCCGCGCGCACGGCCATGCGCGAGCCGGCGCCGTGCCGCGGGCGGATGGCGGCGAGCACCGCGAAGCACAACGCCTGA
- a CDS encoding M15 family metallopeptidase: MPHFASVAPSPVPRRLRQAWRARRAALALFAACAIVGPGRALSAAPAPVLSPATTPAQAGLVDVHEVAPDIAMDIRYAGHDNFTGRPVPGYDAPTCYLLAPVAQALARVQHALREEGYSLQVFDCYRPQRSVRAFVNWAGDLHDQIAKARYYPHLDKRVLLGDYIAETSGHSRGATVDLGLLDCRGGHCTPLDMGTGFDFFDPSAHTDAPGIGPAQRANRQRLLRAMAAQGFANYPLEWWHYTFQPEPSPGTAYDVPVR, encoded by the coding sequence ATGCCGCATTTCGCCTCCGTTGCGCCGTCTCCCGTGCCGCGTCGCCTGCGTCAGGCATGGCGCGCACGCCGGGCCGCGCTCGCGCTGTTCGCTGCATGTGCCATCGTCGGGCCGGGCCGCGCGCTGAGCGCGGCGCCCGCTCCGGTCCTGTCGCCGGCGACCACGCCTGCGCAAGCCGGATTGGTGGACGTGCACGAGGTCGCGCCGGACATCGCGATGGACATCCGCTATGCCGGCCACGACAACTTCACCGGCCGCCCGGTGCCGGGCTACGACGCACCGACGTGCTACCTGCTGGCCCCGGTCGCGCAGGCGCTGGCACGCGTGCAGCATGCGCTGCGCGAAGAGGGCTACAGCCTGCAGGTATTCGATTGCTACCGGCCGCAGCGCTCGGTGCGCGCGTTCGTGAACTGGGCGGGCGACCTGCACGACCAGATCGCCAAGGCGCGCTACTACCCGCACCTGGACAAGCGCGTGCTGCTCGGCGACTACATCGCCGAGACCTCCGGCCACAGCCGCGGCGCCACCGTCGACCTGGGCCTGCTCGACTGCCGCGGCGGCCATTGCACGCCGCTGGACATGGGCACGGGCTTCGACTTCTTCGATCCGTCCGCGCACACCGATGCGCCGGGAATCGGCCCCGCGCAACGCGCGAACCGCCAGCGCCTGTTGCGCGCGATGGCGGCGCAGGGCTTCGCCAACTACCCGCTGGAATGGTGGCACTACACCTTCCAGCCCGAGCCGAGTCCCGGCACCGCCTACGACGTACCGGTACGCTAG
- a CDS encoding CPXCG motif-containing cysteine-rich protein, whose translation MSGMQSFIDLQCPYCGEWIDLALDPSVEAQQYVEDCQVCCRPMLVTVGWDEDGAPVVSASAENDG comes from the coding sequence ATGTCCGGCATGCAAAGCTTCATCGACCTGCAGTGCCCGTATTGCGGCGAATGGATCGACCTGGCGCTGGACCCGTCGGTCGAAGCGCAGCAGTACGTGGAGGATTGCCAGGTCTGTTGCCGGCCGATGCTGGTGACGGTGGGCTGGGACGAGGACGGCGCGCCAGTGGTGAGCGCCAGTGCCGAGAACGACGGCTAG
- a CDS encoding EF-hand domain-containing protein — translation MNIRNRTPLIGTAAILAAALALPAFAQDAQSDAATQAQSPTSATGQPAQSGASGGGQTWADVDTDSDGAISKQEAQVNAGLSQIFAQADADHNGKLTPDEYKAYVAKQQGGAAGSNGQ, via the coding sequence ATGAACATTCGTAACCGCACGCCGCTGATCGGGACCGCCGCCATTCTCGCCGCCGCGCTGGCCCTGCCGGCCTTCGCCCAGGACGCGCAGAGCGATGCCGCCACCCAGGCGCAGTCGCCCACCAGCGCGACCGGCCAGCCCGCGCAGTCCGGCGCTTCGGGCGGCGGCCAGACCTGGGCGGACGTCGATACCGACAGCGACGGCGCGATCAGCAAGCAGGAGGCGCAGGTCAACGCAGGCCTCAGCCAGATCTTTGCGCAGGCCGATGCGGACCACAACGGCAAGCTGACGCCGGACGAATACAAGGCCTATGTGGCCAAGCAGCAGGGCGGCGCGGCCGGCAGCAACGGCCAGTAA
- a CDS encoding EF-hand domain-containing protein codes for MALSRRSLRLCLVPLLTGFAASGLAAAQQDPAAPTLPQPVPMPAPTPAPATLPPLPTPPASTLPVPAAPASDAGAAAGARSFAALDLDRDGRIGRAEAAADPVLRETFDTFDADADGALSREEYAHYQPGPGDPAAQ; via the coding sequence ATGGCCCTTTCCCGCCGCTCGCTACGCCTGTGCCTGGTGCCGCTGCTGACCGGTTTCGCCGCGTCCGGCCTGGCCGCCGCGCAGCAGGATCCGGCCGCACCCACGTTGCCTCAACCCGTGCCGATGCCCGCGCCTACCCCGGCGCCGGCGACGCTGCCGCCGTTGCCCACGCCGCCGGCATCGACCTTGCCGGTGCCGGCGGCGCCTGCCAGCGATGCCGGCGCGGCGGCAGGCGCGCGCAGTTTCGCCGCGCTGGACCTGGACCGCGACGGCCGTATCGGCCGCGCCGAAGCCGCCGCGGACCCGGTCCTGCGCGAAACCTTCGACACGTTCGACGCCGATGCCGACGGCGCGCTGTCGCGCGAGGAGTACGCGCACTACCAGCCCGGCCCCGGCGACCCTGCAGCGCAATAA
- a CDS encoding HAD family hydrolase, with product MPTPTAQRSSAIALVGFDGDDTLWKSEDYYRDAEAAFEAILGQYLDLRDAGTLQHLLTVERRNLKVFGYGAKGMTLSMIEAAIELTEARISARDLQRIVEIGRATLQHPVEVIAGVREAVAAIAAEFEVVLITKGDLFHQEAKIAQSGLGELFPRIEIVSEKDPTTYARVLAEFGIGAERFVMIGNSLRSDVEPVIALGGWGIHTPYATTWAHEAEHGLSADEPRLREVATAAEWPQAVADLNRHAAAQGVLPPA from the coding sequence ATGCCTACGCCTACCGCTCAGCGCTCCTCCGCCATCGCCCTGGTCGGCTTCGACGGCGACGACACCTTGTGGAAGAGCGAGGACTACTACCGCGACGCCGAAGCGGCGTTCGAAGCCATCCTCGGCCAGTACCTGGACCTGCGCGATGCCGGCACGCTGCAGCACTTGCTGACGGTGGAGCGGCGCAACCTCAAGGTGTTCGGCTACGGCGCCAAGGGCATGACCCTGTCGATGATCGAGGCGGCGATCGAGCTGACCGAGGCGCGCATCTCCGCGCGCGACCTGCAACGCATCGTCGAGATCGGCCGCGCCACGCTGCAGCATCCGGTGGAGGTGATCGCCGGCGTGCGCGAGGCGGTGGCCGCGATCGCCGCGGAGTTCGAGGTGGTGCTGATCACCAAGGGCGACCTGTTCCACCAGGAAGCCAAGATCGCGCAATCCGGGCTCGGCGAACTGTTTCCGCGCATCGAGATCGTGTCGGAGAAGGATCCGACCACCTACGCCAGGGTGCTGGCCGAATTCGGCATCGGCGCCGAGCGTTTCGTGATGATCGGCAATTCGCTGCGCTCGGACGTGGAGCCGGTGATCGCGCTCGGCGGCTGGGGCATCCACACGCCGTATGCCACCACCTGGGCGCACGAGGCCGAGCATGGCCTGTCCGCCGACGAACCGCGCCTGCGCGAGGTGGCCACGGCGGCCGAGTGGCCGCAGGCGGTGGCCGACCTGAACCGGCATGCGGCGGCGCAAGGTGTCTTGCCGCCGGCGTGA
- a CDS encoding VOC family protein, with protein sequence MTTAFVSPDAIRSLFAQAMSDMYRTEVPLYGTLMELVAQVNAATLAADPALDAQLQRNDERARLDQERHGAIRVGSAEELATLRRLFAVMGMHPVGYYDLSVAGVPVHSTAFRPLDAAALARNPFRVFTSLLRLELIEDPALRAQAAQILAQRRIFTDGALQLIERCERDGGLVEADAQRFVAEALETFRWHSDATVTLPTYRALSDAHKLIADVVSFHGPHINHLTPRTLDIDAAQAEMLRRGIDAKAVIEGPPRRRCPILLRQTSFKALEETVRFPAGDGAAEAGTHTARFGEIEQRGLALTAKGRALYDALLERARAAEGSAGGDYAARLQAAFADFPDDHATLRREGLGYFRYALTDAGRAAGAAALAGKPAEALIADGLASADPIVYEDFLPVSAAGIFQSNLGGGEQRAYAAHANRAAFEQALGAPVHDEFAIYADIERASLEALKA encoded by the coding sequence ATGACCACTGCTTTCGTTTCGCCCGATGCCATCCGCAGCCTGTTCGCGCAGGCCATGTCCGACATGTACCGCACCGAGGTGCCGTTGTACGGCACGCTGATGGAGCTGGTGGCGCAGGTCAACGCGGCGACCCTGGCCGCCGATCCGGCGCTGGACGCGCAATTGCAGCGCAACGACGAGCGCGCGCGGCTGGACCAGGAGCGGCATGGCGCGATCCGTGTCGGCAGCGCCGAGGAACTGGCCACGCTGCGTCGGCTGTTCGCGGTGATGGGCATGCATCCGGTCGGTTACTACGACCTGTCGGTGGCCGGCGTGCCGGTGCATTCCACCGCGTTCCGCCCGCTCGATGCGGCGGCGCTGGCGCGCAATCCGTTCCGCGTGTTCACCTCGCTGCTGCGGCTGGAACTGATCGAGGATCCGGCGCTGCGCGCGCAGGCCGCACAGATCCTCGCGCAGCGGCGCATCTTCACCGACGGCGCGCTGCAGCTGATCGAACGCTGCGAGCGCGACGGCGGCCTGGTCGAGGCCGACGCGCAGCGCTTCGTCGCCGAGGCGCTGGAGACCTTCCGCTGGCACAGCGACGCGACCGTGACGTTGCCGACCTACCGCGCGCTGAGCGATGCGCACAAGCTGATCGCCGACGTGGTCAGCTTCCACGGCCCGCACATCAACCACCTGACCCCGCGCACGCTGGACATCGATGCGGCGCAGGCGGAGATGTTGCGCCGGGGCATCGACGCCAAGGCGGTGATCGAAGGTCCGCCGCGCCGGCGCTGCCCGATCCTGCTGCGCCAGACCAGTTTCAAGGCGCTGGAGGAAACGGTGCGCTTCCCGGCCGGCGATGGCGCCGCCGAGGCCGGCACCCACACCGCGCGCTTCGGCGAGATCGAGCAGCGCGGGCTGGCCCTGACCGCGAAGGGCCGCGCGCTGTACGACGCCCTGCTCGAGCGCGCGCGCGCCGCCGAGGGCAGCGCCGGCGGCGACTACGCGGCGCGCCTGCAGGCCGCCTTCGCCGATTTCCCCGACGACCACGCCACGCTGCGCCGCGAAGGCCTGGGCTATTTCCGTTACGCGTTGACCGATGCCGGCCGCGCGGCGGGCGCCGCGGCGCTGGCCGGCAAGCCTGCCGAGGCCTTGATCGCCGACGGCCTGGCCAGCGCCGACCCGATCGTCTACGAGGATTTCCTGCCGGTCAGCGCCGCCGGCATCTTCCAGTCCAACCTCGGCGGCGGCGAACAGCGCGCCTATGCCGCGCACGCCAACCGCGCTGCGTTCGAACAGGCGCTGGGCGCGCCGGTGCACGACGAGTTCGCGATCTACGCGGACATCGAGCGCGCCTCGCTGGAAGCCCTGAAGGCCTGA